CGGGTGGGCGCCGGCGCGTGCCGGAACGCACCCTCCACCGCACAGAAGCGTGGGGCGGGTGGCTGGGCTCGTTCGTGGCGCAGCGCGTGTTCCGCCACAAGACCCGCAAGGCGCCGTACCAGCGCGCCTTCCTGCGGATCGCCGCGTGCTGGCTGGGCGCTTGGGGGGCCGTGATCGGGCTGCGACTCCTGGCGAACTGAGTGCCGAATCTTGCCATTTGCAATGCAATTCTGTATTCGACTTGCCATGTGATACCTTCATCCGCATGATCGTGGTGAAGGTGGGCGGCAGTGCAGGAATCGATTACGACGCAGTATGTGCGGACATCGCCGCACGCTGGGCGGCGGGCGAGAAGCTGATTCTGGTGCACGGCGGCAGCGGGGAGACCAACCGGATCGCCGAGGCGCTGGGGCATCCGCCGAAGTTCGTGACCAGTCCCAGCGGGTATACCTCGCGCTTCACCGACCGCGAGACGCTGGAAATCTTCGAGATGGTGTACTGCGGCAAGATGAACAAGGGCATCGTGGAACGCCTGCAACGGCTGGGCGTGAACGCGGTCGGCCTGTCGGGTCTGGACGGCCGCATCTTCGAGGGCCGCCACAAGGACTCGGTGCGCGCCGTCGAGAACGGCAAGGTCAAGGTGCTGCGCGGCGACCACACCGGCACCGTCGAGAAGGTGAACACCGGCCTGATCGAGCTGCTGCTCGGCGCGGGCTACCTGCCAGTGCTCACGCCGCCGGCCAGCAGTTACGAGGGCGTGGCGATCAACGTGGACGGCGACCGCGCCGCCGCCGCCCTGGCCGTGGCCCTGAAGGCCGACGCGCTGCTGCTGCTCTCGAACGTGCCGGGCCTGCTGCGCGCCTATCCGGACGAGGCCAGCCTGATTCCCACGATTCCCGCTGGCGACGTCGAGAGCTACCTGGAATTTGCCCAGGACCGCATGAAGAAGAAGGTGCTGGGCGCCGCCGAGGCCGTGCAGGGCGGCGTGCGGCGCGTGATCTTCGGGGATGCCCGCGCCGGTCAGCCGGTCAGCGCGGCGCTGGGTGGAGCGGGCACGGTCGTGTCCTGACAGCGGTGCGGCGTGCGCTATCCTGCGCGCTCGATGACGCCGGCCGAACTGCTCGACTTCCTCGCCGCGCGGGGCGGGCAGGAATATGAGGTGCAGGCGCTGCTGCACGCGGGCCGGGGGCGCAAGGCCAGCGTCCGCGAGCTGGGCGCCTATCGCCTGACCATGCGCGGCGACGAGGTGCTGGCGTGCGGGCCGAGCGGGCAGCCACGGCACCTCTCCCGTACG
This region of Deinococcus metalli genomic DNA includes:
- a CDS encoding DUF1294 domain-containing protein — translated: MILSPAAWAAFDAVLRVFVAWQVVWGLIAFVSVWRDKVLASGGRRRVPERTLHRTEAWGGWLGSFVAQRVFRHKTRKAPYQRAFLRIAACWLGAWGAVIGLRLLAN
- a CDS encoding [LysW]-aminoadipate kinase; protein product: MIVVKVGGSAGIDYDAVCADIAARWAAGEKLILVHGGSGETNRIAEALGHPPKFVTSPSGYTSRFTDRETLEIFEMVYCGKMNKGIVERLQRLGVNAVGLSGLDGRIFEGRHKDSVRAVENGKVKVLRGDHTGTVEKVNTGLIELLLGAGYLPVLTPPASSYEGVAINVDGDRAAAALAVALKADALLLLSNVPGLLRAYPDEASLIPTIPAGDVESYLEFAQDRMKKKVLGAAEAVQGGVRRVIFGDARAGQPVSAALGGAGTVVS